GACTGGCGGAAAACACGATCGAACTGCGTACCCCGAACACGCGTATTAATGTCGATGATATCATGGATGCCTATACACTGGATCTGGCTGTTTTGGCATTGCGGGAATCATCTTTTTCACCCGTTTATCTACAGCTGGGCGGGGCGGCTCGGGGACTTGGCCAGCCGGATGAGCAGCATCAGTGGACGTATGACATTCCGGATCCTTTTAATCCCATGCAGTCTTTGGGTTCCATTATGCTGGCAGAGGATGCGGCGGCCCGATCATCGATCAGTGACAGGTATGTTGTCATTCAGGGTCAGCAGTATGGCCATATCATCGATCCCTTCACGGGCAGGCCGGCCAATAGAATGGCCCTAGTGGTTGTAGTTGCGCCGACTGCAACTGAGGCGCAGGCACTGGCGCAGGCGCTGTTTGTCCTTGGATTCGATGCGGGGCTACAACTTCGTTCGTTTTTTCCCCGCTGCGATATGTTGTTTGTCCCGAATATTCCGCCGGCAACTATTCAAATGACGCCACGAATGGCGCAGCGATTTTTACCCCGTTCTGATGCGCCGATCGATGTTGAAATGTTATCTGGATGGTAATTAACCTGCTGGGGGAATGATCGCGGAATCGCTGGTGAAGCGTTGTATGACAGGGATGAAATCGTTGTCAATGTAGTCGTTCAATGCCGTACGCCAGGTACTGTAGGCGGCGGTATTGATGCGAGCCTGATGAATATATTGTTCAATGGCGGACAATACATTCTGCTTTTCTCCCGCCGTGGCGGCGGTGCCTTTATGATGCATCGCATCCAGTTGCAACGATTTATCTGTTGTCGTTCCATAGGCATCCATATAGTCATCAGCCAGCTGAAAGGCTGTGCCTAAAAGAAATCCGGATTCCATCAGCATTTTGGCCGCATAGGTATCATCGCCCGCTGCAATGTAGGCGGCAAATCCAAATAACGGCCCTGTTTTTTGTCGAGCCGATATCGCTGCATCATCCCACGTCGTAACAGACTGTTTCAGAAGGAATTCCTGTCGTGATTCTGCTTCGCAGACTTCTCCGATGCAGTCGACAAACTGATTAACCCAGCGAGGATTATTACATTGCTGAAGCAGTTTCAGTGCTTGGAATAAATAGAGATCACCAAGAATAATCGATCCAGCAATGCCTTTCTCCTGCCAAAACGCGGGACTTCCCCGCCGAAGTGCGCCGCCGTCAATGACATCGTCGTGCAACAAGCTGGCTGTATGTACTAGTTCCAGTGCGGCGCAGGCCTTTATGAGTCCTTCATTGGCTTTTTCATCGGCCAATGCCAGGCGTAAAGCCAGTCGGGATCTCAGCATTTTGCCTTGATTCAATAAGAGGGCTGATGGACTGCAAATAACTGTTGCAGCCGGCGTCTGTGCCAGTGCATTCTGGCTGGCCAGCCTCACTTCTGTGAGGTGATGCTCTATTCGCTGATTGACATGTGTTGTAGTGGACGCCTTTTTCATGGAGGGTACTTTTCACGAAAGCTGTTCAGTTAACAAGCTTGAATGAAGATTGGCGTTGTTTTCGGTGTGTACAGGTCTATACTCATCGGATTTATTAATGATAGTTTTAAACGAAATACGAAGGGTGTCTGTCATGGAAGAACTTATTTCTAAATCAATTATAAATCGTTTTTTTGAAAAACTGACTGATTCACTGACCGTTGATGTGGCGATTGTCGGAGCCGGGCCATCCGGCTTGGTTGCCGCGAAAAAACTCGCTGAAGCGGGTAAAAAAGTAGCGGTATTCGAACGGAAACTCGCTCCCGGTGGTGGAACATGGGGTGGTGGCATGCTTTTCAACGAATTGGTTGTTCAGAAGGAGGCCGCTCCTATTCTTGAGGAGTTTGGGATTCTCTATCGTCCCGCCGAAGACGGATACTTCACGGCTGATTCGGTGGAAGTGGCTAGTGCTCTGATTTATCAGGCCGTACATGCCGGTGTACGCATTTTTAATTCGGTGACGGTCGAAGATATCATGTTTAAGGAAAACAAAGTCTGTGGCGTGGTAATCAACTGGACCCCGGTTAATTACATGAAACTGCATGTCGATCCTCTTGTTGTTACTGCCGGAGCCGTGCTGGATGGAACGGGTCACCCCAGTGAAATAGTCACTCTTGCCAGTCGTAAAGCCGGTATACGTATCGATACTCCCAACGGCGGTATTATGGGCGAAAAACCGATGTGGATGGAAAGTGGCGAAGCGTCCACTGTTGAAAACACCAAGCAGCTGTTTCCAGGTTTGTACGCATCCGGCATGGCCGCCAACAATGTCTCCGGCGGATTTCGCATGGGGCCGATTTTTGGCGGCATGTTCATGAGCGGGAAAAAGGTTGCTCAGATGATCCTTGATGATCTGGATAAATAATGAACCATGATCAGAAAAAAATTGCTGTAGGTATGAGCGGCGGTGTGGACAGCACCGCCGCAGCCTATTTATTGCAAAAGGCCGGATACGACGTCATCGGTCTTACGTTGCGACTCTATGATTCTGCCTGTCGCCGTGTGGGTCTTGACGACACGGAAAAGGCCGCAGAGGTCGCGCGATTACTGGGTATAGAGCACCATGTTATTGATGCCCGTGATTATTTTTACAGCCATATTATTCACCCCTTTGCACGTTGCTATGCTTGTGGTCGGACGCCATCGCCCTGCGTCCGTTGCAATGAGCGGGTGAAGTTTGGATTGCTGATGGAGCGGGCTTTTGATCTCGGGTGCGATGCCGTGGCCACGGGGCATTATGTGCAGCGGGAGCAGGATACGCAGCAGCAATGGCACCTCTATCGCTCAAAAAACAAAGAGAAGGATCAATCCTATTTTTTGCATCGCCTTACTCAGCACCAGTTGGCGCATGCAGTATTCCCGTTGGAGGGGATGCAGAAAGAGGAGGTTCGCAACCTAATAACAAAGGCCGGTTTGGTTGCCTCGCAGGAAGTGCCTTCTGAAAGTCAGGATCTCTGTTTCGTCGAAAATGGGCGTTATGTCGCTTGGGTGGAGTCCTTTTATCCGGAACTGGTCAGACGCGGAACGTTCACCAATGCAGAGGGACACATTTTGGGAACCCATGACGGGTTCTATCATTATACTGTCGGTCAGCGAAAAGGCATCGGTATTGCTGGTCCTTTCCCGTATTATGTCACGGGGGTTGATGCCAAAAAAAACCGCGTCATTATCGGGCCGCGTGAAGAGACCATGTGTTCGTCCTGTTCGCTGGGCCACTTGGTTTGGATTGCGGGTAAACCGCCCATGTGCGACGGGCTAACCGTTCAACTTCGCTATCAAAGTAAACCGGTCGCAGTACAGTGTGCTTCACAGGATGACGAACGTCTGTTGTGCGAATTCGCCTCCCCGCAGTTTGCCGTCACCCCCGGCCAAGCCGCCGTTTTCTATAAAGGAAATGAAGTCTTAGGTGGAGGGTGGATCGACTAGACGTTCGGTCTGAGAGCGAGAATAGACCGTCCGATAAAAAGGAGCCTATTTATTTGCCGTTGTTTTTGAAATCGTTGCGGCAATCGTTGCAAGTGCTTGAAAGACCACCTTGAAGTCTACTGGTTTGGTGATATAGTTATCCATCCCTGCAACCACAAATCGATCCCGGTCTGAGGTTGTGGCATAGGCCGTCATGGCTACGATCGGGATATCAGGTTTAAATGCGCCTTGATTATGGTTGCGAATGGCTTTTGTTGCTTCCACTCCATCCATGACAGGCATTTGAATATCCATGAATATACAGTCAAATACGGATTCCGCCAATCGCTCTAGCACTTGCACGCCATTTTCGGCTGTAACAACGGTATGACCTCGTGCTGTTAGATATTTTTGGATGATGTATCGGTTCACTTTGTTGTCCTCTGCAAGCAGTATGCGCAGAGGGGGAACGATGTCCGATTCGTGGCTGTCTGTCATCAGACTGGATGCAGACGCATCGATTTGCTGTAATGGAATGTGCGTCTTTGTTCGCACGGTGACTGTTGTTCCTTTGCCTTCTGCGCTTTGCATGATGACATTTCCCCCCATTAGCTGGGTAAGGCGCTGGACGATACACAACCCTAATCCCGTCCCTTTTATTGCTTCAGAGGTGTTTTCGCAAGCTTGCGTAAATGGGGTGAAGAGATCTTTCATGCGATCTGCAGAAATGCCGATTCCCGTATCCTTCACCTGCAAGATCAACTCCGTATCCATTCCCGCCCCGACCGTGGGGTCAAGGGCAATGGAGACCATGATCGATCCTTTTTTTGTGAATTTCAATGCGTTTCCTACCAGATTGTAAAGAATCTGACGGATGTGCACACCATCTGCAATAATGGTTTCAGGAAAGTCCGGCGCACTCTTTAGAGCGATCTCTACCTGGTCATTTCGAACAGCCGCTTTTAATCCCTCGATTACTTCAGATGCATGTGACCGAATATTGAGCGGTGTCTGCGCGATTTTAAGTTTTCCGGCCTCGATTTTGGATAGATCTAAAATATCGTTGATAATGTTCAGCAATCCTTTGCCGCAACTGCCGGAAATCTTCACCAGTTCCTGCTGTTTTGTATCAA
Above is a genomic segment from Spartobacteria bacterium containing:
- the mnmA gene encoding tRNA 2-thiouridine(34) synthase MnmA — its product is MNHDQKKIAVGMSGGVDSTAAAYLLQKAGYDVIGLTLRLYDSACRRVGLDDTEKAAEVARLLGIEHHVIDARDYFYSHIIHPFARCYACGRTPSPCVRCNERVKFGLLMERAFDLGCDAVATGHYVQREQDTQQQWHLYRSKNKEKDQSYFLHRLTQHQLAHAVFPLEGMQKEEVRNLITKAGLVASQEVPSESQDLCFVENGRYVAWVESFYPELVRRGTFTNAEGHILGTHDGFYHYTVGQRKGIGIAGPFPYYVTGVDAKKNRVIIGPREETMCSSCSLGHLVWIAGKPPMCDGLTVQLRYQSKPVAVQCASQDDERLLCEFASPQFAVTPGQAAVFYKGNEVLGGGWID
- a CDS encoding thiazole biosynthesis protein, yielding MEELISKSIINRFFEKLTDSLTVDVAIVGAGPSGLVAAKKLAEAGKKVAVFERKLAPGGGTWGGGMLFNELVVQKEAAPILEEFGILYRPAEDGYFTADSVEVASALIYQAVHAGVRIFNSVTVEDIMFKENKVCGVVINWTPVNYMKLHVDPLVVTAGAVLDGTGHPSEIVTLASRKAGIRIDTPNGGIMGEKPMWMESGEASTVENTKQLFPGLYASGMAANNVSGGFRMGPIFGGMFMSGKKVAQMILDDLDK